From Echinicola jeungdonensis, the proteins below share one genomic window:
- a CDS encoding DUF3179 domain-containing protein, with the protein MKNLKKIISSVWLVLMCSSGCTEGDSPNSIGGIGGTKQDTTWLIPIKEVFDGGPGKDGIPALTNPNFISASEAIYLSDEDLVLGYVDLNEAKAYPHRILDWHEIINDDINEISMAVIYCPLTGTGIAWDRNIGKGKTTFGVSGLLYNTNIIPYDRATDTNWSQILLKAVNGDLAGQNPKTINLVETSWKNWREMFPQTKVVSTITGHNRNYGFYPYGSYRTNETILFPVSKRDNRLHPKERVLGIIHENSVKAYRIEMFGEVNSLILDQFGTNDLVIVGNKTKNFIVAFNRKLPDGTLLDFEVVENKGATILKDQEGNQWDIMGRAVSGPREGERLKAMPQMIGYWFAWAPFYKVELFQ; encoded by the coding sequence ATGAAAAATTTAAAAAAAATAATTTCAAGTGTTTGGTTGGTGTTAATGTGTTCTTCCGGATGTACTGAAGGCGATAGTCCCAATAGCATAGGAGGGATTGGAGGAACAAAACAAGATACTACTTGGCTAATACCAATCAAGGAGGTATTTGATGGAGGGCCAGGAAAGGATGGAATTCCCGCCTTGACCAATCCCAATTTCATTTCAGCATCTGAAGCTATTTACTTAAGTGACGAGGATTTAGTGTTGGGTTATGTGGATCTTAATGAGGCAAAGGCTTATCCTCACAGGATTCTTGATTGGCATGAAATCATCAATGACGACATCAATGAGATTTCAATGGCAGTTATTTATTGCCCCCTAACCGGAACAGGAATAGCTTGGGATAGAAATATTGGGAAAGGGAAAACCACTTTTGGGGTTTCAGGTTTGTTATATAATACCAATATCATTCCCTATGATAGGGCTACAGACACAAATTGGTCCCAAATATTGCTAAAGGCAGTAAATGGAGATTTGGCTGGCCAAAATCCAAAAACCATTAATTTGGTGGAAACAAGCTGGAAAAACTGGCGGGAAATGTTTCCCCAAACTAAAGTTGTCTCGACTATTACCGGACACAACCGGAATTATGGTTTTTACCCTTATGGCAGTTACCGAACAAATGAAACTATCCTTTTTCCTGTAAGTAAAAGGGACAATAGATTGCATCCAAAAGAAAGAGTTTTAGGAATTATCCATGAAAATTCAGTAAAGGCCTACAGAATTGAAATGTTTGGAGAGGTCAATTCTTTGATCTTGGATCAGTTTGGAACTAATGATTTGGTAATAGTTGGCAATAAAACTAAAAACTTTATAGTGGCATTTAATAGGAAGCTTCCGGATGGGACATTATTGGATTTTGAGGTAGTAGAAAATAAAGGGGCCACCATTTTAAAAGACCAGGAAGGAAATCAATGGGATATCATGGGAAGAGCAGTATCTGGGCCCAGAGAAGGTGAAAGATTAAAGGCTATGCCTCAAATGATAGGATATTGGTTTGCCTGGGCCCCATTTTATAAAGTAGAATTGTTCCAGTAA
- a CDS encoding MATE family efflux transporter, translating to MTLPKESKYTEGKIFHALTRLAIPIILANVLQTAYQLIDTFWLGRLGAHAVAAVSISFPILFFILSLGGGLTLAGTVLVSQYKGSQNQRMVDFISSQTVFIVFIVSVFLALTGFYTARPLMKLIGSGPEILEDAVSYFKVSSLGFVFLFLFFVFQSLLRGIGKVLLPVYVILVTVLLNLGLDPLFIYGYGPIPGYGVAGAAVASVITQGLSAVVGIYVLWKGKYGIQIHWSEMKLNFKWIKELFRLGIPSSLEQSARALGMAMMVVLVTSFNSEVVAAYGVGARLLSFVIVPALGLSIATTSLVGQNIGALQTKRAEHTGLLSAKVAFIGLTGVGILLFIFAEDLVRFFVPNEPKVIQDGALFIKIMGPSFGFLGVQQVMNGTFNGAGFTKASMFVSLLNLWVIRFPVGYYLAYHTDLGHVGIYWAFPISNWISSTAAFVYFRMGYWKKRLKGNFQESEKVS from the coding sequence ATGACCTTACCTAAAGAAAGCAAATACACTGAAGGGAAGATCTTTCATGCCCTTACTCGTCTTGCGATCCCCATTATTCTGGCCAATGTTCTCCAAACTGCTTATCAGTTAATTGACACCTTTTGGCTGGGGAGATTGGGTGCGCATGCCGTGGCTGCTGTCAGTATTAGTTTTCCCATTCTATTTTTTATCCTTTCCCTGGGAGGGGGTTTGACATTGGCCGGTACGGTCCTGGTTTCACAGTACAAAGGCTCCCAAAACCAGAGGATGGTGGATTTCATTTCCTCTCAAACCGTATTTATTGTTTTTATAGTGTCTGTTTTTTTAGCCTTGACTGGGTTTTATACCGCAAGGCCACTGATGAAACTTATAGGATCCGGACCGGAAATTTTGGAGGATGCTGTTTCCTATTTTAAAGTTAGTTCCCTGGGCTTTGTATTCCTTTTTTTATTTTTCGTATTCCAATCCTTGTTGCGAGGAATTGGGAAGGTTTTGCTTCCTGTATATGTGATTTTGGTTACCGTTTTGCTCAATCTGGGATTGGATCCGCTGTTTATTTATGGTTATGGTCCCATTCCAGGTTATGGAGTGGCAGGGGCAGCAGTAGCCAGTGTGATTACCCAGGGATTATCTGCAGTGGTGGGGATTTATGTGCTTTGGAAAGGGAAATACGGGATCCAAATCCACTGGTCTGAAATGAAACTTAATTTTAAATGGATTAAAGAGCTTTTCCGTTTAGGTATTCCTTCCAGTTTAGAGCAATCTGCCAGGGCATTGGGAATGGCCATGATGGTGGTTTTGGTGACCAGCTTTAACAGTGAAGTAGTGGCCGCTTACGGAGTGGGTGCCCGCTTACTGAGTTTTGTGATCGTTCCTGCACTGGGTTTGTCTATTGCAACCACCTCCCTTGTGGGGCAAAATATTGGCGCTTTACAAACCAAAAGGGCCGAGCACACAGGTTTACTCAGTGCCAAAGTGGCTTTTATTGGATTGACCGGGGTGGGTATTTTATTATTTATTTTTGCAGAAGATTTGGTTCGTTTTTTTGTGCCCAATGAACCCAAAGTAATTCAGGATGGCGCCCTTTTTATCAAAATAATGGGACCCAGTTTTGGCTTTTTAGGGGTCCAACAAGTAATGAATGGGACCTTTAATGGGGCAGGTTTTACCAAGGCCTCCATGTTTGTGTCCCTGCTCAATCTCTGGGTGATCCGGTTTCCAGTCGGCTATTATTTGGCCTATCATACGGATTTGGGGCATGTGGGGATTTATTGGGCTTTTCCGATCTCCAACTGGATATCTTCCACCGCTGCCTTTGTCTATTTTAGAATGGGCTATTGGAAAAAAAGGTTGAAAGGAAATTTTCAGGAATCAGAAAAGGTCAGTTGA
- a CDS encoding DUF3127 domain-containing protein yields MEISGKIIQALQEVSGNGRNGVWRKRDYILETNGQYPKKVCLTVWGDKIDQFGMQEGDEVTAGVEVESREFNGRWYTDVKVWRVDKKGDNPAGNSGSAQAPDVSTFNDESGEDILPF; encoded by the coding sequence ATGGAAATCAGTGGAAAAATAATCCAGGCCTTACAGGAGGTGTCCGGCAATGGCCGTAATGGTGTTTGGAGAAAAAGGGATTACATTTTGGAAACCAATGGGCAATATCCCAAAAAAGTATGCCTTACCGTATGGGGGGACAAAATTGATCAATTTGGTATGCAAGAAGGAGATGAGGTAACGGCAGGTGTAGAAGTTGAAAGCAGGGAATTTAACGGTCGTTGGTATACGGATGTGAAAGTATGGCGTGTAGATAAAAAGGGTGACAACCCAGCAGGCAATTCCGGTTCAGCACAAGCACCGGATGTAAGCACTTTTAACGACGAAAGTGGAGAAGATATTTTGCCATTTTAG
- a CDS encoding FKBP-type peptidyl-prolyl cis-trans isomerase, producing the protein MKAEKNKVVTVAYELHVDDGESGNVFWERVNKDQAFPFLFGAGNVLPALEEAIAGKSVGDTFEVFIDYEHAYGDYDENKVTIVPKANFKEEGKKNKDLLKVGKVIPMQDEQGNQLRGEIIKVDYKGVHMDFNSPLAGYDLFFKGEVVAIRDAEPEEIEHGHVHGPGGHHH; encoded by the coding sequence ATGAAAGCTGAAAAAAATAAAGTGGTCACTGTAGCATATGAACTACATGTTGATGATGGTGAAAGTGGAAATGTTTTTTGGGAAAGAGTAAATAAAGATCAAGCATTTCCATTTTTATTTGGAGCAGGAAACGTCCTTCCGGCTTTGGAAGAGGCCATTGCTGGCAAGTCAGTAGGGGATACCTTTGAGGTATTTATAGATTATGAGCATGCTTATGGGGATTATGATGAGAACAAGGTAACTATTGTCCCCAAAGCCAATTTTAAAGAAGAGGGCAAAAAAAACAAAGACTTGCTAAAAGTGGGAAAAGTTATCCCCATGCAGGATGAGCAGGGAAACCAATTGAGAGGAGAAATAATAAAAGTGGATTACAAAGGAGTACATATGGATTTCAATTCTCCACTGGCAGGATATGATTTATTTTTTAAAGGAGAAGTAGTTGCTATTCGTGATGCTGAACCCGAAGAGATCGAACATGGGCATGTGCACGGTCCAGGAGGGCACCATCATTAA
- a CDS encoding YdeI/OmpD-associated family protein, protein MTPSGNSVFHPSHDPRIDEYIGKSASFAQPLLVHMRSLVHQACPEVKETIKWGMPHFMYKDEILCSMAAFKAHCAFVFWKATLMKDPALQENALGETAMGHLGRITALADLPSDEEMVSYLHEAMELNEKGAKPPKKLAQKKDLQLPEDLREALSANAKAFESFENFSYTHQKEYIDWISEAKTKSTRQKRLKTAIDYMEEGKPKNWKYLKDNKSK, encoded by the coding sequence ATGACACCATCTGGAAATTCCGTGTTCCACCCTTCGCATGACCCTAGAATAGATGAATACATTGGAAAATCTGCTTCTTTTGCACAACCTCTTTTGGTTCATATGCGGTCATTGGTGCACCAGGCGTGCCCGGAGGTAAAAGAAACGATCAAGTGGGGCATGCCGCATTTTATGTACAAGGATGAAATCCTGTGCAGCATGGCCGCCTTTAAGGCGCATTGTGCTTTTGTATTTTGGAAGGCTACCTTGATGAAGGATCCTGCTTTACAGGAAAATGCCTTAGGTGAAACAGCGATGGGACATCTTGGAAGGATTACTGCTTTAGCTGATTTGCCATCTGATGAAGAGATGGTTTCCTATTTGCATGAAGCCATGGAACTCAATGAAAAAGGAGCAAAACCTCCAAAAAAATTAGCCCAAAAGAAGGACCTTCAATTACCGGAAGATCTTCGGGAAGCCCTTTCTGCCAATGCCAAAGCTTTTGAATCCTTCGAGAATTTTAGCTATACCCATCAAAAAGAATATATCGATTGGATCTCCGAGGCCAAAACAAAAAGTACAAGGCAAAAAAGGTTAAAAACTGCCATTGATTATATGGAGGAAGGAAAACCAAAAAATTGGAAGTATTTGAAGGATAATAAAAGCAAATGA
- a CDS encoding sigma-70 family RNA polymerase sigma factor, translated as MDQRKIFENWVNEYENELYSWAFYKTSEREVSEDLVQDTFLSAYRSYNSFKGNSSPKTWLFKILNNKIIDYYRKSAHSIFKNKDPSQNLAFQTTNSLFDNNGNWELNGYENLWDENEHLLDNEAFNKVMDTCMDDLPINWKTAVLMKYRLEKGYKEICQELKVSSSNYWQIIHRAKLFLKKCIEKYWFDKM; from the coding sequence ATGGACCAAAGGAAAATTTTTGAAAATTGGGTGAATGAGTATGAGAATGAGTTATATTCTTGGGCTTTTTATAAAACTTCTGAAAGGGAAGTTTCAGAAGATTTGGTGCAAGACACCTTTCTTTCTGCTTACAGGTCTTATAATTCGTTTAAAGGTAATAGCTCTCCTAAAACTTGGTTATTTAAAATTTTAAATAACAAAATCATAGATTATTATAGAAAATCCGCTCATTCCATTTTTAAGAATAAAGACCCTTCCCAAAATTTAGCCTTTCAAACTACCAATTCTTTATTTGATAATAATGGGAACTGGGAATTAAATGGATATGAAAATTTATGGGATGAAAACGAGCATTTGTTGGATAATGAAGCATTTAACAAGGTCATGGACACTTGTATGGATGATCTTCCCATTAATTGGAAAACGGCCGTTCTGATGAAATACAGATTGGAAAAAGGATACAAAGAAATTTGTCAGGAACTTAAGGTAAGCTCGTCTAATTATTGGCAAATAATCCATAGAGCAAAACTTTTCCTGAAAAAATGCATCGAGAAATATTGGTTTGATAAAATGTAA
- a CDS encoding Rieske (2Fe-2S) protein, translating to MKKFVLGKTKEAVLGMLPENAIQMAKLGDNKICLVRIEEKVFAFEPFCPHRGAALRDGHINGNLELVCPLHHYRFALQSGQLASGGSCRDLDIFPTKLTDSGLEIFIGEE from the coding sequence ATGAAAAAATTTGTTCTGGGAAAAACCAAGGAAGCAGTTTTGGGTATGTTGCCGGAAAATGCCATTCAAATGGCCAAATTGGGGGATAACAAAATATGCTTGGTCCGGATAGAGGAAAAGGTTTTTGCCTTTGAGCCCTTTTGCCCGCATCGGGGTGCAGCACTTCGGGACGGACATATCAATGGAAATTTGGAATTAGTTTGTCCTTTGCACCATTACCGCTTTGCCCTTCAATCCGGCCAATTGGCATCCGGGGGAAGTTGCCGGGATTTGGATATTTTTCCAACCAAATTGACGGATAGTGGCTTGGAGATTTTTATTGGCGAAGAGTAG
- a CDS encoding TerC family protein — MEIFLQSENWIALLTLTFLEIVLGVDNIIFISIVSNKLPENQQAKARNLGLMLAMIFRVGLLLGISFIIQFTEPLFSIFGHGFSGRDLILSGGGLFLLFKSTLEIHHKMEGEVEKVKSNSGASFGNVLFQIILLDMIFSFDSILTAVGLVDHVIIMIIAVVISLLIMMAFAGKISDFINKHPTLQILALSFLILIGVMLLIEGFHVEVPKGYIYFAVFFSLAVELVNMRMRKKSAEKPVELHPRMKESEGE, encoded by the coding sequence ATGGAAATCTTTCTACAATCGGAAAATTGGATAGCACTTTTGACCCTGACATTTTTGGAGATCGTTTTGGGGGTAGATAATATCATTTTTATATCTATCGTTTCCAATAAGCTTCCTGAAAACCAACAAGCCAAAGCCAGAAATCTGGGATTAATGTTGGCCATGATTTTCAGAGTGGGTCTGTTATTGGGTATATCCTTTATCATCCAGTTTACTGAACCCTTGTTTTCCATTTTTGGTCATGGCTTTAGTGGCAGGGATCTAATTTTGTCTGGGGGAGGTTTATTCCTATTGTTCAAATCCACTTTGGAAATCCACCATAAAATGGAAGGAGAGGTTGAAAAGGTGAAATCCAATTCAGGAGCTTCATTTGGTAATGTTTTGTTTCAGATAATCCTCCTGGATATGATCTTTTCCTTTGATAGTATCCTGACCGCAGTTGGACTGGTAGATCATGTCATCATTATGATTATTGCGGTGGTGATTTCACTTTTGATAATGATGGCCTTTGCTGGAAAAATAAGCGATTTTATCAACAAACATCCTACCCTTCAGATCCTTGCTTTAAGTTTTCTGATATTGATCGGCGTGATGCTTTTGATAGAGGGATTCCATGTGGAGGTGCCAAAGGGTTATATCTATTTTGCGGTATTTTTCTCTCTTGCTGTGGAACTTGTTAATATGCGTATGCGGAAAAAATCGGCAGAAAAGCCGGTGGAATTGCATCCGAGAATGAAGGAATCTGAAGGGGAATAA
- the prmA gene encoding 50S ribosomal protein L11 methyltransferase, translated as MDYLEFKIECKPEFTEILIAELAEIGFDSFLETDSGLEAYSQEDHFDREAYQEILDRYQEVAQIKVMEGKMPKVNWNEEWEKHYDPIQVGKEVYVRASFHPSKEDVKHEIVINPKMSFGTGHHATTYLMLSHLLEIDHQGKSVIDIGAGTGILAIMAHKLGAKHIEAFDIDNWCVENGNENFELNGMAGVKMGHGTIREVNPQGPFDIALANINKNVLLDEMEVYVNLLPTKGFLLLSGFYDHDIPEIQLRAESLGLNLKNQKVRDNWAALVFEKA; from the coding sequence ATGGATTACCTGGAATTTAAAATCGAGTGTAAACCGGAATTTACGGAAATTCTAATTGCCGAACTGGCTGAAATTGGCTTTGATTCTTTTTTGGAAACTGATTCAGGACTGGAAGCCTATTCCCAGGAGGACCATTTTGACCGGGAAGCTTATCAAGAAATCCTGGATAGGTATCAGGAGGTTGCACAGATAAAAGTTATGGAAGGAAAAATGCCCAAGGTAAACTGGAATGAGGAATGGGAAAAACACTATGATCCCATTCAGGTGGGCAAGGAGGTTTATGTCAGGGCCTCTTTTCATCCCAGCAAAGAGGATGTCAAGCATGAAATCGTCATCAATCCAAAAATGTCCTTTGGAACCGGCCATCATGCCACTACCTATTTAATGCTTTCCCATCTGTTGGAAATAGACCATCAGGGAAAATCTGTCATTGACATTGGGGCTGGAACCGGAATTTTAGCCATCATGGCCCATAAGTTGGGGGCTAAACATATCGAAGCTTTTGATATTGACAACTGGTGCGTGGAAAATGGCAATGAGAATTTTGAACTCAATGGCATGGCCGGGGTCAAGATGGGTCATGGAACCATCAGAGAAGTCAATCCCCAAGGCCCATTTGATATTGCACTGGCCAATATCAACAAAAATGTATTGCTGGATGAAATGGAGGTATATGTTAATTTGCTTCCAACAAAAGGCTTCTTACTTCTCAGTGGTTTTTATGATCATGATATTCCAGAAATACAATTAAGAGCCGAATCCCTGGGCCTTAACCTAAAAAATCAAAAGGTTAGGGATAATTGGGCGGCTTTGGTTTTTGAGAAGGCGTAA
- the arsM gene encoding arsenosugar biosynthesis arsenite methyltransferase ArsM: MNNYLESTHNLYKKAAKEPMLGLCCTTNPVWNLPGLHVPKIMQEMNYGCGTTVHPHDLSNNPIVLYIGIGGGMELLQFAYFTRQKASVIGLDVLDEMIEVAHHNLVEAEKSNPWFQKEFISLLKGDALSLPLADQSVDVTAQNCLFNIFKEKELEKAISEAYRVLKPGGRLVLSDPVCDQHIPEELRNNDELRAQCISGAIPIKDYLKLLTDQGFGTIEVRARRPYRILASTHFPEVKNDIIIESLEICAIKDPIPKDGPCIFTGKSAIYHGEGEYFDDEKGHILFYNQPLAICDKTAEALKGLERKDIFISDSSWHYSGGGCC; this comes from the coding sequence ATGAACAATTATTTAGAAAGCACCCATAACCTTTATAAAAAAGCAGCCAAGGAACCAATGCTGGGATTATGTTGCACAACAAACCCAGTATGGAATTTGCCTGGGCTTCATGTTCCGAAAATAATGCAAGAAATGAACTACGGATGTGGAACTACCGTCCACCCCCATGACCTCTCCAATAATCCAATTGTTTTGTATATAGGAATAGGGGGAGGGATGGAGCTTCTCCAGTTCGCTTATTTTACCCGCCAAAAAGCTAGTGTAATTGGTTTGGATGTTTTAGATGAGATGATTGAAGTGGCACATCATAATTTGGTGGAAGCAGAAAAATCCAACCCATGGTTTCAAAAGGAATTTATTTCTTTATTAAAGGGAGATGCTTTGTCTTTACCCCTGGCTGATCAAAGTGTAGATGTGACGGCGCAAAATTGCCTTTTTAATATTTTCAAAGAAAAAGAATTGGAAAAGGCAATTTCTGAGGCATACAGGGTGCTTAAACCAGGAGGAAGGTTAGTGCTTTCCGACCCTGTTTGTGATCAGCACATCCCTGAGGAATTAAGAAATAATGATGAACTTAGAGCTCAATGTATAAGTGGAGCAATTCCTATAAAGGATTATCTAAAACTGTTAACAGATCAAGGTTTTGGTACCATAGAAGTGAGGGCTAGACGGCCTTACCGGATATTGGCCTCAACCCATTTTCCTGAGGTAAAAAATGATATAATAATCGAAAGTCTTGAAATCTGTGCCATAAAAGACCCCATCCCAAAGGATGGTCCCTGCATTTTTACAGGAAAATCTGCTATATACCATGGTGAAGGAGAGTATTTCGATGATGAAAAGGGGCATATTTTATTTTACAATCAGCCATTAGCTATTTGTGATAAAACGGCGGAAGCCTTGAAAGGGCTTGAAAGAAAGGACATCTTCATAAGTGATTCTAGTTGGCATTATTCCGGAGGTGGATGTTGTTAA
- a CDS encoding ATP-dependent DNA helicase produces the protein MASSIKNILYQDFKQQGLDTQNQDFIQALEVALFSDKSLFLTGKAGTGKTTFLHTLRRINLNKNMAVLAPTGVAAINAKGKTIHSFFKIDPRQIFLPGDPRLQVKTKEKGNSIFDHFRYRKKHRKVLESLQLLVIDEVSMVRVEILDLIDQLLRVFRKKMHLPFGGVQMIFIGDPFQLPPVVRPREWEFLAPHYESRYFFSSHAFKKLNPIHIGLNKIYRQKDEAFKNTLNRIRENHHSYADLDRLNLTSQKYNFDLLDQGFVLIGTHNATIGQINEQKLAEIRKEPRIYKAEIKDNFPLNMAPFDPIDLTLKIGAQVIFMRNNGEEKYYNGMIGKVAELEKNKILVEDRKGFLYEVEREVWENVEYEYDEEKQHLEAKVIGTFTQFPLKLAWAITVHKSQGLTFDRAILDIHRSFEAGQAYVALSRCTSLKGMVLKTPIPFSSVKVSPECIEFSHHRSATDQIEKELEEARAMAVMRHAFKAFRKGDYDLAERIFKEVQAIHDVTKYPKWQQFLRIKEKLEDRYYTRRD, from the coding sequence ATGGCATCTTCCATAAAAAATATTCTTTATCAGGATTTTAAACAACAGGGATTGGATACCCAAAACCAGGATTTTATCCAGGCATTGGAGGTGGCTTTGTTTTCAGATAAGTCCCTATTTTTGACAGGAAAGGCCGGAACAGGTAAAACTACTTTTTTGCATACCCTGAGGAGAATAAACTTAAATAAAAACATGGCTGTGTTAGCACCCACAGGAGTTGCGGCCATCAATGCCAAAGGAAAAACCATTCATTCTTTCTTTAAAATAGACCCCCGGCAGATTTTTCTTCCTGGTGATCCAAGATTGCAAGTAAAGACCAAGGAAAAAGGTAATTCCATATTTGACCATTTTCGTTACCGCAAAAAGCATCGCAAGGTTTTGGAAAGCCTACAGTTACTGGTTATTGATGAAGTGTCAATGGTTCGGGTCGAAATATTGGACCTGATAGACCAATTGTTGCGGGTTTTCAGAAAAAAAATGCATTTGCCCTTTGGGGGGGTTCAAATGATCTTCATCGGTGACCCCTTTCAACTTCCTCCTGTAGTAAGGCCTAGGGAATGGGAGTTTTTGGCCCCCCATTATGAGTCAAGGTATTTTTTTAGTTCGCATGCATTTAAGAAATTAAATCCCATCCACATTGGGCTTAACAAGATTTATAGGCAAAAGGATGAGGCTTTTAAAAATACCCTTAATCGAATCAGGGAAAATCATCATTCCTATGCGGATTTGGACCGGCTAAATCTTACTTCCCAGAAATATAACTTTGATCTTTTGGACCAGGGTTTTGTCTTGATTGGCACCCACAATGCCACCATTGGGCAAATCAACGAACAAAAATTGGCAGAAATTCGCAAAGAGCCACGGATTTATAAAGCTGAGATCAAAGATAATTTCCCCTTAAATATGGCACCATTTGACCCTATTGACCTGACCCTTAAGATTGGTGCCCAGGTGATTTTTATGCGAAATAACGGGGAAGAAAAATATTATAACGGGATGATAGGCAAGGTGGCTGAATTAGAAAAAAACAAAATTTTAGTGGAGGACCGAAAAGGGTTCCTTTACGAAGTGGAGCGAGAGGTATGGGAAAATGTGGAATATGAATATGATGAGGAAAAGCAACATTTGGAAGCCAAGGTGATAGGCACCTTTACCCAGTTTCCCCTAAAATTAGCTTGGGCCATCACGGTTCATAAAAGTCAGGGCTTGACATTTGACAGGGCCATCTTGGATATTCATCGTTCATTTGAAGCTGGACAGGCCTATGTTGCCCTCAGTCGCTGTACTTCCTTGAAAGGTATGGTGTTGAAGACACCGATTCCTTTTTCCAGTGTGAAAGTTAGCCCTGAATGCATTGAATTCAGCCATCATCGTTCTGCTACTGACCAAATAGAAAAAGAATTGGAGGAGGCCAGGGCCATGGCGGTGATGAGACATGCTTTTAAGGCGTTTAGAAAGGGTGATTATGATTTGGCTGAAAGAATCTTTAAGGAGGTCCAGGCCATCCATGATGTGACAAAATACCCTAAATGGCAACAATTTTTGAGGATAAAAGAAAAGCTGGAGGACCGTTATTATACCCGGAGGGATTAA
- the tpiA gene encoding triose-phosphate isomerase has translation MRKKIVAGNWKMNGTQEEGQKLTSEIVNMVKDEPVNDVTIVLNPPFVHASNVKKLIGDASNIFLGGQNCSDKASGAFTGEVSAPILASFGASYVILGHSERREYFKESNELLTEKVKQALENGLTPIFCCGEPLEIREAGTHEAYVKDQLTESLFGLSEADFEKIVIAYEPIWAIGTGKTATSEQAQDMHAAIRAHIASKYGQELADKISILYGGSCKPSNAQEIFSKPDVDGGLIGGASLKSRDFVDIIKSF, from the coding sequence ATGCGCAAAAAAATTGTTGCCGGAAACTGGAAAATGAACGGAACGCAGGAAGAGGGCCAAAAGCTCACTTCTGAAATTGTTAATATGGTCAAAGATGAGCCTGTAAATGATGTTACCATTGTATTGAACCCTCCATTTGTTCATGCCTCCAATGTCAAGAAATTGATCGGAGACGCTTCCAATATCTTTTTGGGCGGCCAAAATTGTTCTGACAAGGCTTCAGGTGCTTTTACTGGAGAAGTTTCCGCTCCCATCCTTGCCTCTTTTGGCGCTTCTTATGTGATCCTTGGTCATAGTGAAAGAAGAGAATATTTCAAAGAAAGCAATGAATTGCTGACTGAAAAGGTGAAACAAGCCTTGGAAAATGGATTGACCCCAATCTTTTGCTGCGGTGAACCATTGGAAATCAGAGAAGCAGGTACCCATGAAGCTTATGTAAAAGACCAATTGACAGAAAGTCTATTCGGACTGAGTGAAGCTGATTTTGAAAAAATTGTCATTGCTTATGAACCCATCTGGGCCATCGGCACAGGTAAAACCGCCACTTCTGAACAAGCTCAGGACATGCATGCAGCTATCAGAGCCCATATTGCTTCTAAATATGGTCAAGAACTTGCTGACAAAATTTCCATCCTTTATGGCGGAAGCTGCAAGCCCTCCAATGCCCAGGAAATTTTCTCCAAGCCTGATGTAGATGGCGGCCTTATCGGAGGAGCCTCCCTAAAATCCAGAGACTTTGTAGACATCATTAAGTCCTTCTAA